The Myxococcota bacterium sequence CAAGCTGGTGCGCGTCCACTGCGCCTGCGGGAACGAGTTCATCACCCGCTCCACGAACAACTCGATCCGGGTCGAGATCTGCTCGAACTGCCATCCGTTCTTCACCGGCAAGCAGAAACT is a genomic window containing:
- the rpmE gene encoding 50S ribosomal protein L31; amino-acid sequence: MKPDIHPEYKLVRVHCACGNEFITRSTNNSIRVEICSNCHPFFTGKQKLVDTAGKVDRFRRRYEKKG